In Rhodococcus rhodochrous, a single genomic region encodes these proteins:
- a CDS encoding glutamate decarboxylase produces MSEPIDPTEFRGRGVGTSDSLSLNPVFERPGEATDLPKNRMPQSESYPETAYQIVHDEAMLDGNARLNLATFVGTWMDDFAVRLYTESADKNMIDKDEYPQTAAIETRCWTILADLWNANDPDNAIGTSTIGSSEACMLGGLALKRRWQKRRRSEGKSTEAPNLVLSSAVQVCWEKFCNYFEVEARYVPITLEHRTLDGHELDKYVDENTIGVVAIMGVTYTGAYEPVAEISEALDRIAADTGVDVPIHVDGASGAMIAPFCQPDLVWDFRLDRVASISTSGHKYGLVYPGVGWVVWRDKQALPDELVFYVSYLGGSMPTFALNFSRPGAQVLLQYYMFLRLGSNGYKRVQQESLAVAQYLAQEIAKLPAFELWNDGSDIPVFAWMLKKGYTDKWTLYDLSDRLRMKGWLVPAYPMPDDLADVTVQRIVVRNGLSHDLATALLAEIKTEVDFLDRLETPIPREGQPVLFHH; encoded by the coding sequence ATGTCTGAACCGATCGATCCCACCGAGTTCCGTGGACGTGGTGTCGGCACCAGCGACTCGCTTTCGCTCAATCCGGTCTTCGAGCGACCGGGGGAGGCCACCGACCTCCCGAAAAACCGGATGCCGCAGTCGGAGTCGTACCCCGAGACCGCCTACCAGATTGTGCACGACGAGGCGATGCTGGACGGCAACGCGCGGCTGAATCTGGCCACATTCGTCGGCACGTGGATGGACGACTTTGCCGTTCGTCTCTATACCGAGTCCGCCGACAAGAACATGATCGACAAGGACGAGTATCCGCAGACGGCGGCTATCGAAACGCGTTGCTGGACAATACTTGCCGATTTGTGGAACGCCAACGATCCCGACAACGCCATCGGAACGTCCACGATCGGTTCCTCCGAGGCGTGCATGCTCGGCGGATTGGCACTCAAACGAAGGTGGCAGAAGCGCCGGCGCTCCGAAGGAAAGTCCACCGAGGCGCCGAACCTCGTGCTTTCGAGCGCTGTTCAGGTGTGCTGGGAGAAGTTCTGCAACTATTTCGAAGTCGAAGCACGGTATGTACCCATCACCTTGGAGCACAGAACCCTCGACGGGCACGAACTCGACAAGTATGTGGACGAGAACACCATCGGCGTCGTCGCCATCATGGGCGTGACGTATACCGGAGCGTACGAACCTGTTGCCGAGATCAGTGAGGCACTGGACCGCATCGCCGCCGACACCGGCGTCGACGTCCCGATTCACGTCGACGGCGCGTCCGGAGCGATGATCGCGCCGTTCTGTCAGCCGGACCTGGTGTGGGATTTCCGGCTCGACCGGGTGGCGTCGATCAGCACGTCGGGTCACAAGTACGGTCTCGTCTATCCCGGCGTGGGCTGGGTGGTATGGCGTGACAAGCAGGCGCTACCGGACGAACTGGTCTTCTACGTCAGTTACCTCGGCGGCAGCATGCCAACCTTTGCGCTGAACTTCTCACGGCCGGGCGCGCAGGTGCTGTTGCAGTACTACATGTTCCTGCGCTTGGGGTCCAACGGTTACAAACGAGTCCAACAGGAGTCGCTGGCAGTCGCGCAGTACCTTGCGCAGGAGATAGCCAAGCTTCCGGCATTCGAACTGTGGAACGACGGCTCCGACATTCCGGTGTTCGCGTGGATGCTCAAAAAGGGCTACACCGACAAGTGGACCCTCTACGACCTGTCGGACAGGTTGCGGATGAAGGGATGGCTCGTACCCGCGTATCCCATGCCCGACGACCTGGCCGACGTCACGGTGCAGCGGATCGTCGTGCGCAACGGTTTGAGCCACGACCTCGCCACCGCGCTTCTGGCCGAAATCAAGACGGAGGTCGACTTCCTCGATCGGCTGGAGACGCCTATTCCGCGTGAAGGTCAGCCGGTGCTGTTCCACCACTAG
- a CDS encoding amino acid permease → MKFAGVLVIFWLLTFSQLGGTKYTARIAKTGFVGGVIIPGIVLIVLAIAYLATGGQSDVEISAAALVPDFSELSTLVVFVSFILAYMGVEASASHANEMVNPKRDYPLAMLMLVIAAVVLNTVGGLSVAAVVPESELSLSAGVVQTFAGLLEHFSHSLVWLAKVLAVMLAVGVMAEVSAWVVGPARGMYVTAQKGILPRSMRKVNRADVPVNFIVVQGVIVTGWAALLTFGGGAGNVSFFTAIALTTVIYLVGYLLFFIAYMVLVLRKKNLERAYEIPGGTVVKLFVAVVGFIVSGFALAISFVTPSTLAKRYDTEYTGILVCAFIVAVLIPFIIYALHDKRSHPRLVEPIRQRYGEVNKFVPPIARGEHVMLTAGEDVADQTDYTKEGPDGPRPTGSGTGNASRS, encoded by the coding sequence ATGAAGTTCGCCGGGGTGCTGGTGATCTTCTGGCTACTCACGTTCAGCCAACTCGGTGGCACCAAATACACCGCCCGTATTGCGAAAACAGGTTTTGTGGGCGGCGTGATCATCCCCGGAATAGTCCTCATCGTCTTGGCGATCGCGTATCTCGCCACCGGTGGACAGTCGGATGTCGAGATCAGTGCCGCCGCGCTGGTGCCCGACTTCAGTGAACTCTCCACGTTGGTCGTGTTCGTGTCGTTCATCCTGGCGTACATGGGTGTCGAGGCCAGCGCCAGTCATGCCAACGAAATGGTGAATCCCAAACGGGATTACCCGTTGGCCATGCTGATGCTCGTGATCGCGGCAGTAGTCCTCAACACCGTGGGCGGCCTGTCGGTGGCGGCAGTCGTCCCGGAGAGTGAACTCTCGCTCAGCGCCGGCGTGGTCCAGACGTTCGCCGGGCTACTCGAGCACTTCAGTCATAGTCTTGTCTGGCTGGCGAAGGTGCTTGCGGTGATGCTCGCGGTCGGCGTCATGGCCGAAGTGAGCGCCTGGGTCGTCGGCCCGGCCCGGGGTATGTATGTGACTGCCCAGAAAGGGATCCTGCCCAGGTCCATGCGCAAAGTGAACCGTGCAGACGTCCCGGTCAATTTCATCGTCGTGCAGGGTGTGATCGTCACGGGTTGGGCCGCTCTGCTCACCTTCGGCGGCGGTGCAGGCAACGTCAGCTTCTTCACCGCCATCGCCCTGACCACGGTGATCTATCTCGTCGGCTATCTCCTGTTCTTCATCGCGTACATGGTCCTGGTGTTGAGGAAGAAGAATCTGGAACGCGCGTACGAGATTCCGGGCGGAACTGTGGTCAAACTGTTCGTCGCAGTGGTCGGGTTCATCGTGTCGGGATTTGCGCTGGCGATCAGCTTTGTGACGCCCTCGACCTTGGCGAAGAGATACGATACGGAATACACGGGAATCTTGGTCTGCGCATTCATCGTCGCGGTCCTCATTCCGTTCATCATCTACGCGCTCCACGACAAGAGGTCCCACCCGCGCCTTGTCGAACCGATTCGGCAACGGTACGGCGAGGTGAACAAGTTCGTCCCGCCGATTGCACGCGGCGAGCACGTAATGCTCACCGCAGGTGAAGATGTGGCTGATCAGACGGACTACACCAAGGAGGGCCCGGACGGTCCTCGCCCCACCGGCTCGGGGACCGGCAATGCGAGCAGATCATGA
- a CDS encoding amino acid permease, producing the protein MVAPKAPPKTLTLFGFFAITASMVMTVYEYPTFATSGLSLVFFLVLGGFCWFIPVALCAAEMATVKGWEEGGIFKWVGSTLGERFGFAAIFFQWLQITVGFVTMIYFILGALGYVFNWDNSTRFRG; encoded by the coding sequence ATGGTTGCTCCGAAGGCTCCGCCGAAGACACTGACCCTCTTCGGGTTCTTTGCGATCACTGCTTCGATGGTCATGACCGTCTACGAGTATCCGACGTTCGCGACTTCCGGTCTGAGCCTGGTCTTTTTCCTCGTTCTCGGCGGCTTCTGCTGGTTCATCCCGGTGGCTCTGTGTGCTGCCGAAATGGCAACGGTCAAGGGATGGGAAGAGGGCGGCATCTTCAAATGGGTCGGGTCGACTCTGGGCGAACGATTCGGCTTCGCGGCCATCTTCTTCCAATGGCTGCAGATAACCGTCGGATTCGTCACGATGATCTATTTCATCCTCGGTGCCCTGGGCTACGTCTTCAACTGGGACAACTCGACGAGGTTCCGTGGATGA
- the cynS gene encoding cyanase: MNPILPKADAAAIVDAARIRQGLTWADLAEHLGAPLVWTTAALLGQHPLSAEQASRVCERLGLGEEIAESLALQPHRGSSPEVMRDPTIYRFSEALSVYGPALKALIHEEFGDGIMSAINFTVDITRRPDPDGDRVVVTFDGKFLDYRW; this comes from the coding sequence ATGAACCCGATTCTTCCGAAGGCCGACGCTGCGGCAATTGTGGACGCGGCGAGAATCCGCCAGGGACTCACGTGGGCGGACCTCGCCGAGCACCTCGGCGCGCCGCTGGTGTGGACGACTGCAGCACTGCTGGGCCAGCACCCCCTCAGCGCAGAGCAGGCGAGCCGCGTATGTGAGCGGCTCGGATTGGGTGAGGAAATCGCTGAAAGCCTTGCACTGCAACCTCACCGCGGTTCCTCACCCGAGGTCATGCGCGACCCGACGATCTACCGTTTCTCGGAGGCGCTCTCGGTGTACGGACCGGCGCTCAAAGCGCTCATCCACGAAGAGTTCGGTGACGGAATCATGAGCGCGATCAATTTCACCGTCGACATCACGCGGCGGCCCGATCCGGACGGTGACCGCGTGGTCGTCACCTTCGACGGAAAGTTCCTGGACTACCGCTGGTAG
- a CDS encoding formate/nitrite transporter family protein, protein MSYVPPAELARSMVDAGESKVLMSTRDTVIRSYMGGAILALAAAFAVTVTVQTGNALLGAVLFPVGFCMLYLLGFDLLTGVFTLAPVAYVDKRPGVTIGAVLRNWGLVFLGNFAGAFTVAVMITFILTYGYSIPPNDVAQQLMHIGEARTVGYAEHGAAGMMTLFLRGVLCNWMVSTAVVAALMSKSVPGKVLVMWMPVMLFFYMGFEHSVVNMFLFPSGLLLGGEFSLGDYLVWNEIPTVIGNLVGGIVFVGAVIYVTHMRTAPKRGARAETETTESELTPA, encoded by the coding sequence GTGTCCTACGTTCCCCCCGCCGAACTCGCCCGTTCGATGGTCGACGCAGGCGAGAGCAAGGTCCTCATGTCCACACGGGACACCGTCATCCGGTCCTACATGGGTGGCGCGATCCTCGCGCTCGCGGCCGCATTCGCCGTCACGGTCACCGTGCAGACCGGCAACGCACTGCTCGGCGCGGTGCTATTCCCGGTCGGCTTCTGCATGCTCTATCTGCTCGGGTTCGACTTGCTCACCGGGGTGTTCACGCTCGCCCCGGTCGCCTACGTCGACAAGCGCCCGGGGGTGACCATCGGTGCGGTACTGCGCAATTGGGGTCTGGTCTTCCTCGGCAACTTTGCGGGTGCTTTCACTGTCGCCGTCATGATCACCTTCATTCTCACCTACGGCTACTCCATCCCGCCGAACGATGTGGCCCAGCAACTGATGCACATCGGGGAAGCGCGCACCGTCGGCTACGCCGAGCACGGCGCCGCAGGCATGATGACTCTGTTCCTGCGTGGTGTGCTGTGCAACTGGATGGTGTCCACCGCTGTCGTTGCAGCGCTGATGTCCAAGAGTGTTCCCGGCAAGGTCCTGGTCATGTGGATGCCGGTCATGCTGTTCTTCTACATGGGCTTCGAGCACTCCGTGGTCAACATGTTCCTCTTCCCGTCCGGATTGTTGCTCGGCGGCGAATTCTCGTTGGGCGATTATCTCGTGTGGAACGAAATCCCCACGGTGATAGGTAATCTCGTGGGAGGAATTGTTTTCGTCGGTGCGGTGATCTATGTGACCCACATGCGCACTGCACCGAAGCGGGGAGCAAGAGCCGAGACGGAGACGACGGAATCGGAACTCACGCCGGCCTGA
- a CDS encoding bifunctional lysylphosphatidylglycerol flippase/synthetase MprF produces the protein MTTLQTAAASATPGVQRMGLRLYLLAMIVLEIAAFRSGRDTKLIVALAVAIAFVARGVWLRRPVTRMHAVAALLCLLVAGFAYAWGHSHVAFVAIAVSGPVLVLPVGSRPEPEEEERIASLVRESSGDPLAPFALNSTKSYFYNSGRTAAIGYRTRAGIAVVSGDPVGHPPAFDNLLSDFTRFASDRGWRVAVLGAGENTVRLWQSGGRGRPRLRSVCIGCDVIVDVGHFTLVGRRFRNLRQAVHRAENAGVTTEIVAERDLSPEVRSQLLDIVAHTRSGHQRRGFSMILDHLLDGTYPDMMIVIARDRDMVPVGFQRYGLADHGEEWSLDVPWRSPRAPNGTDERMAVAVIDHVRSIGGTSVSLAFAPFPDLLGPNGTGRWRSGVRMVLRLGDSIIALESLYRYLDKFHAGTDRRFVLFKLRYLLPAAFAMLTFEFVPHREYSARRDDRP, from the coding sequence ATGACGACCCTGCAAACCGCCGCAGCCTCGGCGACACCCGGCGTGCAGCGAATGGGACTCCGCTTGTACCTGCTCGCGATGATCGTGCTGGAAATCGCGGCATTCCGGTCGGGCAGGGACACAAAACTGATCGTCGCGCTCGCTGTCGCGATCGCGTTCGTCGCCCGCGGGGTGTGGTTGCGCCGTCCCGTGACCCGTATGCATGCGGTAGCAGCCCTGTTGTGTCTGCTGGTGGCAGGTTTCGCCTACGCCTGGGGACACAGCCATGTCGCGTTCGTCGCGATCGCGGTGTCGGGGCCCGTGTTGGTTCTTCCCGTCGGGAGCAGGCCAGAACCCGAGGAGGAAGAACGCATCGCCTCGCTCGTGCGGGAGTCCAGCGGTGACCCGTTGGCGCCGTTTGCGCTGAATTCGACCAAGTCGTACTTCTACAATTCCGGTCGCACCGCCGCGATCGGGTATCGCACGCGCGCCGGTATCGCGGTGGTGTCGGGCGACCCGGTGGGCCACCCGCCGGCGTTCGACAACCTGCTTTCGGACTTCACGCGCTTCGCCTCCGACCGGGGGTGGCGGGTGGCTGTCCTCGGGGCCGGTGAGAACACCGTTCGGTTGTGGCAGTCGGGCGGTCGGGGTCGCCCACGACTGAGATCGGTCTGCATCGGGTGCGACGTCATCGTCGACGTCGGGCATTTCACCCTCGTCGGCCGGCGTTTCCGTAACCTCCGCCAGGCGGTGCACCGCGCCGAGAACGCCGGAGTCACCACCGAGATCGTCGCCGAAAGGGATCTGTCCCCCGAAGTGCGGAGTCAACTGCTCGACATCGTGGCTCACACTCGCTCCGGCCATCAGCGCCGGGGCTTTTCGATGATCCTCGACCATCTGCTCGACGGGACGTACCCGGACATGATGATCGTCATCGCACGCGACCGGGACATGGTTCCCGTCGGGTTTCAGCGATACGGCCTTGCAGATCATGGCGAAGAATGGAGCCTGGACGTGCCATGGCGTAGCCCCCGGGCACCGAACGGCACCGACGAGCGGATGGCCGTCGCCGTCATCGACCACGTCCGCAGCATCGGCGGAACGTCGGTGTCGTTGGCATTTGCCCCGTTCCCGGACCTTCTCGGCCCGAACGGCACCGGCCGATGGCGTTCCGGAGTGCGCATGGTGCTCCGCCTCGGAGACTCGATCATCGCGCTCGAGTCGCTGTATCGCTATCTGGACAAGTTTCACGCGGGGACAGACCGGCGGTTCGTCCTCTTCAAACTGCGTTACCTCCTACCTGCGGCGTTCGCCATGCTGACCTTCGAATTCGTTCCGCATCGCGAATACAGCGCTCGCCGCGACGACCGGCCCTAG
- a CDS encoding helix-turn-helix transcriptional regulator, which yields MTDPEPCRVIAYVGPSTADSAADRYWTRIFDSVRRCIDIDASRTSRGFAALRTALSTADTPVTLVLDGTRLDEDVAEGIGTLLADEPTLRIVVATRTTSSAGAGMPSDTRILTSADLAFTVDETTAYLRDAGVPQERWVVERIVHRTGGLPAVIGRLPTALSSAPIPGATELEHLDRIVDAVIDSVTARTIKNEPLLAHLLRPVLMSAMTDSLTCASLAESGVDAPTFVTTLESLGLVESVPGSPARAYPDAVRRSLLRRAVADLPAEPARTYLVMPGTDERGSDNAAQLGQVVTLRRDGRFAEAASICDELASRAVSSSTESTDTTVTSDAAFYFQAGLTYFFAVRPHEAMGMLRRARSAGAGTPVGEDAAAVLGLMHALRGEGPEARAALSTDRSPRRHHRNNARLAHTAEQIAAVLLAIDRLESDVALDILVDIEASTAPNELWALVLYAQGSLALLTRTPMDGLRRIKAEIRRHPELHAGYNAVLVNAIRADLELALGDFDRAQNLIADSTHLFTAPVHARLRLLTGDPAGSEALVHHYGTDPNCTPRQAMELAVLGAAAACALGRDTEARPHLDRAIALSQQTGLLRPFTMVSPLMARHFGSLGVALPTAAEPTALDTATYPKSKPVVRLTPRERAVLDGLIAGRSARTIAKVEFVSVNTVKTQLRSLYRKLGVNSGKDAVIAARHLVLD from the coding sequence ATGACCGATCCCGAACCTTGTCGCGTCATTGCGTACGTCGGTCCGTCCACTGCGGATTCTGCCGCCGACCGTTATTGGACCCGGATATTCGATTCCGTACGCCGTTGCATCGACATCGACGCCTCGCGCACGAGCCGGGGATTCGCCGCCCTCCGAACTGCCCTCTCGACCGCGGACACACCCGTCACCCTCGTCCTCGACGGCACGCGACTCGATGAGGACGTCGCCGAGGGCATCGGCACCCTGCTCGCCGACGAACCGACCCTGCGCATCGTCGTCGCGACCCGCACCACGAGTTCCGCCGGTGCGGGCATGCCCTCCGACACGAGGATCCTCACCTCCGCCGACCTCGCCTTCACCGTCGACGAAACAACCGCATATCTGCGTGATGCCGGTGTTCCGCAGGAGCGGTGGGTCGTGGAGCGGATCGTTCACCGCACCGGAGGGCTACCGGCCGTGATCGGCCGTCTCCCCACAGCCCTGTCCTCCGCACCGATCCCCGGAGCGACGGAGCTCGAGCACCTCGACCGCATCGTGGACGCGGTGATCGACTCGGTGACAGCACGGACGATCAAGAACGAACCGCTCCTCGCACACCTGCTGCGACCGGTTCTGATGTCGGCGATGACCGACTCGCTGACCTGCGCGTCCCTCGCAGAGTCGGGTGTGGACGCCCCGACCTTCGTCACCACCCTCGAGTCCCTCGGCCTGGTCGAATCCGTGCCCGGGAGCCCGGCCCGGGCGTACCCGGACGCCGTCCGCCGGTCGTTGTTGCGACGTGCCGTCGCCGACCTGCCGGCGGAACCGGCCAGGACCTACCTCGTGATGCCGGGGACCGACGAGCGCGGGTCGGACAATGCTGCGCAGCTCGGGCAGGTCGTCACTCTGCGGAGGGACGGACGGTTCGCCGAGGCGGCGTCGATCTGCGACGAGCTCGCGTCGAGAGCGGTGTCCTCGTCGACCGAGTCCACCGATACGACGGTCACTTCCGACGCCGCCTTCTACTTCCAGGCGGGGCTGACCTACTTCTTCGCGGTGCGTCCGCACGAGGCGATGGGCATGCTGCGCCGAGCCCGTTCCGCCGGGGCCGGGACCCCCGTCGGCGAGGACGCCGCTGCCGTACTCGGACTCATGCATGCCCTGCGCGGAGAAGGGCCGGAGGCACGCGCGGCGCTCTCCACCGATCGGTCGCCTCGGCGGCACCACCGCAACAACGCACGACTCGCGCACACAGCCGAGCAGATCGCGGCGGTACTGCTCGCGATCGACCGACTCGAATCCGACGTCGCGCTCGACATCCTCGTCGACATCGAAGCGTCCACGGCTCCGAACGAGCTCTGGGCACTCGTCCTCTACGCACAGGGCTCGCTCGCGCTGCTCACCCGTACTCCGATGGACGGGCTGCGGCGGATCAAGGCCGAGATCCGGAGGCACCCCGAGCTCCACGCCGGGTACAACGCGGTGCTCGTCAACGCGATACGCGCCGACCTCGAACTGGCGCTGGGCGACTTCGACCGGGCGCAGAACCTCATCGCCGACTCCACCCACCTGTTCACCGCGCCCGTCCATGCCCGCCTGCGTCTGCTGACGGGCGATCCTGCCGGCAGCGAAGCGCTCGTGCACCACTACGGAACCGATCCGAACTGCACGCCCCGGCAGGCGATGGAACTCGCCGTGCTCGGTGCAGCTGCCGCATGCGCGCTCGGACGCGACACCGAGGCCCGTCCTCATCTCGACCGGGCGATCGCGCTGTCGCAGCAGACCGGGCTGTTGCGACCGTTCACCATGGTCTCGCCGCTGATGGCCCGTCACTTCGGCTCGCTGGGAGTCGCCCTGCCGACCGCCGCGGAGCCGACGGCGCTCGACACGGCCACCTACCCGAAGTCGAAACCGGTCGTGCGACTGACGCCGCGCGAGCGTGCGGTGCTCGACGGATTGATCGCGGGTCGTTCGGCACGCACCATCGCGAAGGTCGAGTTCGTCAGCGTGAACACGGTGAAGACGCAACTGCGGTCGCTGTACCGGAAGCTCGGCGTGAACTCCGGGAAGGACGCGGTGATCGCCGCGCGGCACCTCGTGCTCGACTGA
- a CDS encoding DUF1801 domain-containing protein, translated as MAENKTQPTDRPVSEFLDAVDHPVRRADGWALHDLMHDVTGQPAVMWGPSMVGFGRYHYRYASGREGDALAVGFSPRKTNLALYGLTIAPGAEELLATLGPHKRGAACLYVTKLSAVDTDVLSELVRIGHHHMTTVEHTP; from the coding sequence ATGGCCGAGAACAAGACCCAGCCCACCGATCGTCCGGTGTCGGAGTTCCTCGACGCCGTCGATCATCCGGTACGCCGCGCCGACGGGTGGGCACTGCACGACCTGATGCACGACGTCACCGGGCAGCCGGCGGTGATGTGGGGACCGTCGATGGTCGGTTTCGGCCGGTACCACTACCGATACGCCAGCGGACGCGAAGGCGACGCCCTCGCCGTCGGTTTCTCGCCGCGCAAGACGAACCTCGCGCTGTACGGGTTGACGATCGCGCCCGGTGCCGAAGAGCTCCTCGCGACCCTCGGTCCGCACAAGCGCGGTGCCGCGTGCCTGTACGTCACGAAGCTGTCCGCCGTGGACACCGACGTGCTGTCGGAGCTGGTGCGCATCGGCCACCACCACATGACCACGGTCGAGCACACTCCCTGA
- a CDS encoding haloacid dehalogenase type II, whose translation MLQGVSRYDAYIFDVQGTLMDFYTPVTRAVAEALGTYADPATVGDLVRAWRSDYYERILRLDQSVEKWYRVQDSYVDGLGDVCEQFGIDLPEDVRIETARAWQRLEAWPDVRPGLKELRSQAVVSTLSNTDMATMIRLFREQQLEADAILTAELFGAFKPERFLYERTCRYLGVDPSRAAMVASHPYDLRAAREVGLNTVFVYRPLENGRLEDAVDDTEGEFDHRIEDLRDMP comes from the coding sequence ATGCTCCAGGGCGTGAGCCGATACGACGCGTACATCTTCGACGTGCAGGGCACGCTGATGGACTTCTACACCCCGGTCACCCGGGCGGTCGCCGAGGCACTCGGTACCTATGCCGATCCGGCGACCGTGGGCGACCTGGTGCGGGCCTGGAGGAGTGACTACTACGAGCGCATCCTCCGCCTCGATCAGTCGGTGGAGAAGTGGTATCGCGTGCAGGACTCCTACGTCGACGGACTCGGCGACGTGTGCGAGCAGTTCGGGATCGACCTTCCCGAGGACGTGCGCATCGAGACGGCGCGGGCATGGCAGCGCCTCGAGGCATGGCCGGACGTGCGGCCGGGGCTGAAGGAACTCCGTTCTCAGGCGGTGGTGTCGACGCTGTCGAACACGGACATGGCCACGATGATCAGGCTCTTCCGCGAGCAGCAGCTCGAGGCCGACGCCATCCTCACGGCCGAACTGTTCGGCGCCTTCAAACCCGAACGTTTCCTGTACGAACGCACCTGCCGCTATCTCGGGGTCGACCCCTCCCGGGCCGCGATGGTCGCGTCGCATCCCTACGATCTGCGGGCCGCCCGCGAGGTCGGCCTGAACACCGTCTTCGTGTACCGACCGCTCGAGAACGGTCGCCTCGAGGACGCGGTCGACGACACCGAGGGCGAGTTCGACCACCGCATCGAGGACCTGCGGGACATGCCGTGA
- a CDS encoding cobalt-precorrin-6A reductase has product MTVLILGGTGEARSLAAALDDTHIAFESSLAGRVRNPRLPVGPVRIGGFGGAEGLARYLTERDIRAVVDATHPFAAGISANAAAACAAAHVLLVRLQRPGWHDEHRRWTWVDDHDGAARAAATGRRIFLSTGRQTLGRFVGPLDAHDVLVRVVDPPTIEVPQAWSVLLGRGPYTASDERKLLLDHRIDTLVTKDSGGSLTRGKLDAADELGVRVIVVRRPPAPRGVATVESVAAAREWVLRVAEVRPADLRNADRRPSSSPRAVPGAIAPSAAPRA; this is encoded by the coding sequence GTGACGGTCCTCATCCTCGGTGGGACGGGGGAAGCCCGTTCCCTCGCTGCAGCATTGGACGACACGCACATCGCGTTCGAATCCTCCCTGGCCGGCCGGGTCCGCAATCCACGCCTGCCCGTCGGCCCCGTGCGCATCGGTGGATTCGGTGGTGCAGAGGGTCTCGCCCGGTACCTGACCGAGCGCGATATCCGAGCCGTCGTCGACGCCACCCATCCGTTCGCCGCGGGCATCAGCGCGAACGCCGCCGCGGCATGCGCTGCCGCACACGTGCTGCTCGTGCGCCTGCAGCGACCCGGTTGGCACGACGAGCACCGCCGGTGGACGTGGGTCGACGACCACGACGGCGCCGCGCGCGCTGCCGCGACCGGCCGGAGGATCTTCCTCAGCACGGGACGACAGACCCTCGGCCGCTTCGTCGGGCCGCTCGACGCGCACGACGTGCTCGTCCGCGTCGTCGATCCGCCGACGATCGAAGTGCCACAGGCTTGGTCGGTGCTGCTCGGACGCGGCCCCTACACCGCGAGTGACGAACGGAAGCTGCTGCTCGACCACAGGATCGACACCCTCGTCACGAAGGATTCGGGTGGCTCGCTCACTCGCGGCAAACTCGACGCCGCCGACGAACTGGGTGTGCGCGTGATCGTCGTGCGTCGCCCGCCGGCACCCCGCGGTGTCGCCACGGTGGAGTCCGTGGCGGCAGCGCGGGAGTGGGTCCTCCGGGTCGCGGAGGTCAGACCTGCGGACCTTCGGAACGCAGATCGTCGACCTTCTTCATCGCCTCGCGCAGTTCCCGGAGCCATTGCTCCGAGTGCTGCCCCACGAGCCTGA